A genome region from Cryptosporidium parvum Iowa II chromosome 8, whole genome shotgun sequence includes the following:
- a CDS encoding niemann-Pick type C1 disease protein/ patched like cholesterol transporter of the SecD family, 12 transmembrane domain: MTEKTHQMEESFLNDEDLKSDIEIPQEETCNCPKSTPEQLEYKNSVFISDDLFYSFELDKNMIDEKKKIDEQPKDGGLFQKRENSSSCIFGRAINYIRRKRPQSKIASDANQVPSNNDKNNGSILFSILKCLHGTHLFDKYTKKIGKHISLVAAVYPRSLLIIGNVMGLMFGLIVALGLMKLYPFHLDVNGSLDLFLPTKSIHNVHKEELRKLFGPESVTVPILYSNKGPPGSSLLDYVTLKQIWRNEMSIQAIKVVDKKGKEWGWEDICYHQPTGSVVTGIPCVALSLFGLFMINESSGIFSEKDFDEAFTGDCCSGISIAKFAAGNLLKQSYFPYQYKYDENLPEWPFEIHNTQEMLSIYRLNTTVPEEVRIAWENKVTDHIKSVQRRNKLVSIINTEEKSKGNPIKLKNRKLQENENSDNSTETLSNGLKQETFGYSTSSETLKDVSIYPNNWGIVHYSLEFVSSETTELANKETPLLLATFALMIIFMAVCISGKFPKRSRVLLSSTVVMITVYATVGSFATGMIFGVPISPLTPLFIHMLLGVVVSYMIISVRTYMKTRIYIRVPFHYLPLLNPKYVRVSGNEVFLEITQYIYKPWMGFLYLETDNNNSSKIIHGNSHSYGSTSVGLIYGQNQSSNEISSFKSSSVSNSYSNERSQSEQTEKTYVTTDFVASKENKIPSNKVSSDQDLYHDYGQNDFERINEVEDNADEIRVTNTGKIIDSSNEWHIYPEYIEKKMWDNDTLLKIRLSVSGSVVFSSITLTCLTSCAALFLGTVVDFPIVRYYCIHAGFGILYLFIFHWLIFLPSFVLDEKRIYRRKYDVFPFLKFKLNNKRSKYLFIPEEPKFVGSNNDQQKLEISSSINPFTRVASPSNVSLSASNDSRKGTILSIFTRHVYKVRSEVVKNYQRYKTWWGDKSANQRKQEQFHQRKSNIELNEINNIVFNEVYSKDASNKMDQPHLPYKNNRNIAIQNAIDSIDMHDIWIGRLMVESSKADVIMRLMCNFTFRLFACLFFIVVVILGIMFGKNVNTEFSAVRYLPPNSTLHYFVETLAKSWGSEPRQMYLVFPGSDKVSWNNKHVREEFINLVDNVLLKDPAIMTPIVSWIHDFEIFHFGTNTPEDPDHIQSFVRECSPDLDNPRPPPNDAPEEEFYKFLNEWRNRKVFKGDESQEDTICVVSKLSSKLTASTLSESAPFIRNIIPEMHDETMLVFKNGNPSEGIQSFRIMTMIKHSPLNSQYNFETMNRLSNLIETVFEKDFPGTYIYSDWFLEAERDLNILYIVWKLLLYITLGVSIMLCIIQNPLTGIFIGLVVGGINITVILIMYITGLIFDIVAFMVLATAVSFSIEYIVHITHLFLLTKRNSGVERIRDSLLDMGPNVIYAVISTFLGVILLAFSTSESFKVFLWITTIVLCVSATAGIMIAPAILSIALDFGNFIRDYYNNRKRQQELDDTILEIKSNNII, encoded by the coding sequence ATGACGGAGAAGACGCATCAAATGGAGGAGAGTTTTCTCAATGATGAGGATTTAAAATCAGATATCGAAATACCACAGGAAGAAACATGCAACTGCCCAAAATCTACCCCAGAACAATTGgaatataaaaatagtGTATTTATTAGTGACGActtattttattcttttgagttagataaaaatatgatagatgaaaaaaagaaaattgatGAACAGCCCAAAGATGGAGGTCTTTTTCAGAAACGTGAAAATAGTTCAAGTTGTATTTTTGGAAGAgctattaattatattcgAAGGAAAAGGCCTCAATCTAAAATTGCAAGTGACGCAAATCAGGTCCCTTCAAATAATGACAAGAATAACGgatcaattttattttccatATTAAAGTGCCTTCATGGCACCCACTTATTTGATAAGTACACAAAGAAAATTGGCAAACACATTTCTCTTGTTGCAGCCGTGTACCCTAGATCTCTGCTGATTATAGGGAATGTAATGGGGTTAATGTTTGGTTTAATAGTTGCTTTGGGTTTGATGAAGTTATACCCATTTCATCTTGATGTAAATGGATCTCttgatttatttcttcCTACAAAGTCGATTCACAACGTTCATAAAGAAGAGCTACGAAAGTTGTTTGGCCCAGAAAGTGTAACCGTCCCAATTTTATATAGTAATAAGGGGCCACCAGGATCATCTCTTTTAGATTACGTAACtttaaaacaaatttgGAGAAATGAAATGTCAATTCAAGCAATAAAAGTAGTAGACaaaaaaggaaaagaaTGGGGCTGGGAGGATATTTGTTATCATCAACCAACAGGATCTGTAGTTACGGGGATACCTTGTGTTGCTTTGTCCTTATTTGGTCTTTTTATGATAAATGAATCATCTGGGATTTTTTCTGAGAAGGACTTTGATGAAGCGTTTACAGGTGATTGTTGTAGCGGAATTAGTATTGCCAAATTTGCAGCAGGAAACTTATTAAAACAGTCTTATTTTCCTTATCAATACAAATATGATGAGAATCTCCCTGAGTGGCCATTCGAGATTCATAATACACAGGAAATGCTTTCTATATATAGATTAAATACGACTGTTCCTGAAGAGGTAAGAATTGCATGGGAAAACAAAGTCACAGACCATATTAAAAGTGTGCAGAGACGTAATAAACTTGTGAGTATCATTAATACTGAAGAGAAGTCTAAAGGTAACccaattaaattaaaaaacaGAAAGCTTCAAGAAAACGAGAATTCAGATAACTCTACAGAGACTCTAAGCAATGGATTAAAACAAGAAACTTTTGGCTATTCTACAAGTTCAGAAACTTTGAAGGATGTAAGTATTTACCCAAACAATTGGGGGATTGTTCATTATTCCTTGGAGTTTGTTTCGTCTGAAACTACAGAATTGGCAAATAAAGAAACCCCACTATTGCTTGCAACATTCGCCTtgatgattatttttatggCAGTTTGCATATCCGGAAAATTTCCAAAAAGATCCAGGgtattattatcttcaacTGTTGTTATGATAACTGTATATGCTACTGTGGGGAGTTTTGCAACTGGAATGATATTTGGAGTGCCAATCTCTCCTCTTACGccattatttattcacaTGTTGTTGGGAGTTGTTGTAAGCTACATGATAATTTCTGTAAGAACTTATATGAAGACTCGGATATATATTAGAGTAccatttcattatttaccTTTATTAAATCCTAAGTATGTTCGAGTTTCCGGTAATGAAGTCTTTCTTGAAATTACacaatatatttacaaacCATGGATGGGATTCTTGTATTTAGAAAcggataataataattctagCAAAATAATTCACGGAAATAGCCATAGTTATGGTAGCACAAGCGTTGGGTTAATTTACGGTCAAAATCAATCAAGTAATGaaatttcatcttttaaGTCAAGCTCTGTGTCGAATTCATATTCAAACGAGAGAAGTCAATCTGAACAGACTGAAAAAACTTATGTTACTACAGATTTTGTGGcttcaaaagaaaataaaattccaTCAAATAAGGTATCTTCAGACCAAGATCTATACCATGATTATGGGCAGAATGATTTTGAGCGCATAAATGAAGTGGAAGATAATGCTGATGAAATTCGCGTTACCAATACTggtaaaattattgattcaaGCAATGAATGGCACATATATCCTGAATatattgagaaaaaaatgtgGGATAACGATACGCTTCTCAAAATCAGGCTTTCCGTATCAGGTTCCGTTGTATTTAGTTCAATTACCCTTACTTGTCTTACATCTTGTGCAGCGCTATTTTTGGGGACGGTAGTAGACTTCCCAATAGTGCGTTATTATTGCATTCATGCTGGCTTTGGAATActctatttatttattttccaTTGGCTGATTTTCCTTCCTTCTTTTGTATTAGATGAAAAGAGAATATATCGTAGAAAATACGATGTTTTCccatttttgaaatttaaacttaataataaaaggtCAAAGTATTTATTCATTCCTGAAGAACCTAAGTTTGTTGGAAGTAACAATGACCAGcaaaaattggaaatttCATCCAGTATAAATCCATTTACGCGTGTTGCTTCGCCATCTAATGTTTCTCTTTCAGCATCAAACGACTCTAGAAAAGGTACAATTCTTTCCATATTTACTAGGCATGTGTACAAAGTAAGGAGCGAAGTTgtaaaaaattatcaaagaTATAAAACATGGTGGGGGGATAAATCTGCAAATCAACGCAAGCAAGaacaatttcatcaaaGGAAAAGCAATATTGAACTTAATGAGATAAACAATATAGTGTTTAACGAAGTATATTCTAAAGATGCTTCAAATAAAATGGATCAACCCCACTTACcttataaaaataataggAACATTGCGATTCAGAATGCAATTGATAGTATTGATATGCATGATATTTGGATTGGAAGATTAATGGTGGAATCTTCTAAGGCCGATGTAATTATGAGACTAATGTGCAACTTTACATTTAGGCTGTTTGCATGCCTGTTCTTCATTGTGGTAGTTATACTGGGAATAATGTTTGGGAAAAATGTTAATACAGAGTTTAGTGCAGTTAGATACCTCCCCCCAAACTCTACTTTACATTATTTTGTAGAAACATTAGCAAAATCATGGGGTTCTGAACCGCGTCAGATGTATCTTGTGTTCCCAGGAAGTGACAAAGTATCATGGAACAATAAACATGTCCGTGAggaattcattaatttagTTGATAACGTCTTATTAAAAGATCCAGCAATAATGACACCGATTGTAAGTTGGATTcatgattttgaaattttccATTTTGGAACAAATACTCCAGAAGACCCAGATCACATTCAATCTTTTGTTAGAGAATGCTCTCCAGATCTAGACAATCCACGGCCACCTCCTAATGATGCTCCCGAAGAAGAGTTTTACAAATTTCTGAATGAATGGAGGAATAGGAAGGTTTTTAAAGGAGATGAATCTCAAGAAGATACTATTTGTGTCGTATCAAAACTTAGTTCAAAACTTACAGCTTCTACCTTGTCTGAAAGTGCGCCTTTCatcagaaatattattccaGAAATGCACGATGAAACCATGCTTGTATTCAAAAATGGAAACCCTTCAGAAGGAATTCAATCATTTAGAATAATGACTATGATAAAGCATAGTCCTTTGAATTCGCAATATAACTTTGAAACAATGAATCGGCTCTCAAATTTAATCGAAACAGTTTTTGAGAAAGATTTTCCTGGTACATATATTTACAGCGACTGGTTTTTGGAAGCTGAGAGAGATCTTAATATCTTGTATATTGTTTGGAAACTTCTTCTTTACATAACACTTGGTGTATCAATTATGCTTTGCATTATTCAAAACCCTTTAACTGGTATTTTTATAGGGCTTGTTGTGGGAGGGATTAATATTACAGTAATATTGATTATGTACATTACTGGACTTATCTTTGATATTGTAGCTTTCATGGTTCTAGCAACAGCAgtatcattttcaattgaatatattgtaCACATTACTCATTTGTTCCTGCTAACAAAAAGAAACTCCGGAGTCGAAAGGATTCGAGATTCACTTTTAGATATGGGGCCTAATGTTATATATGCTGTAATATCGACCTTCCTTGGTGTTATACTTCTAGCATTTTCTACTTCAGAATCGTTCAAAGTTTTTCTTTGGATAACTACAATTGTTCTTTGTGTCTCTGCAACAGCAGGAATTATGATAGCACCGGCAATCCTTTCTATTGCACTTGATTTTGGAAACTTCATTAGAGATTACTACAACAATAGAAAGAGGCAGCAAGAACTAGATGACACAATACTTGAGATAAAGTCAAACAATATAATTTAG
- a CDS encoding DM-LD37668p has product VELVGTKKRHILYNNEDNYSDIDIGDSLDIVVKERVDEVGLYSLTCQLFFTSNEARLTQKKSYKFAVLSPFNISHRLYNLDEDTMDKKTIFVEVSLENVSHQSITLSSMKLEPINIKKLPELIFELEDVNLKNKHNEPLYIQPRCKYNKIFKFTSCSREYNNLGKSSREVLELKLRIGWVSVSYGDGWLDSYKIGLPILCDQNKLNKEKNAIILKAELPSVNNRQEEFKVFLYVTNNLSIDQKGMSIRLDFDQLLPIIILGNDRLYLEELKAGETVTLELDCQALVSGVYNLNGIYVFDELEDKKVSV; this is encoded by the coding sequence GTAGAACTTGTAGGTACAAAGAAACGCCACATACTATACAATAATGAGGATAACTATTCCGATATAGATATTGGAGATTCATTGGATATTGTAGTTAAAGAAAGGGTAGACGAGGTTGGGCTATATAGTTTAACTTGCCAATTATTTTTCACATCAAATGAGGCTAGATTAACACAAAAGAAGTCATACAAATTTGCAGTGCTTTCTCCTTTCAATATTTCTCACCGATTATACAATTTAGATGAAGATACTATGGATAAGAAGACCATTTTTGTTGAAGTTTCACTAGAAAATGTTTCTCACCAAAGTATTACCCTTAGTAGTATGAAGCTTGAAcctataaatataaaaaaactACCTGAACTAATATTTGAACTGGAAGAtgtgaatttaaaaaataagcATAACGAGCCTTTATATATTCAACCAAGATGTAAATacaacaaaatatttaaatttacgTCTTGCAGTAGAGAATACAATAATTTAGGAAAGAGTAGTAGAGAGGTTCTAGAACTTAAGCTTAGAATTGGATGGGTTTCAGTATCATATGGAGATGGATGGCTTGACTCTTATAAAATTGGTCTACCAATTCTATGCGATCAAAACAAATTGAATAAAGAGAAAAACGCAATTATTCTCAAAGCTGAATTACCATCAGTAAATAATAGGCAGGAAgaatttaaagtttttttatATGTTACGAATAACTTAAGCATTGATCAAAAAGGCATGAGCATTAGATTGGATTTTGACCAGCTTCtaccaataataatattaggAAATGACCGTTTATATTTAGAAGAGCTAAAAGCGGGGGAAACAGTTACATTAGAGCTGGATTGCCAGGCACTAGTATCGGGAGTTTATAACCTAAATGGAATTTACGTTTTTGACGAGTTAGAAGATAAAAAGGTAAGTgtataa